A single region of the Fimbriimonadaceae bacterium genome encodes:
- a CDS encoding TIGR00341 family protein, whose amino-acid sequence MANGAVTESKGESGLGPHTLLRLDITRNAATTVPFITMNALAAVVASYGLLAGSSAVVIGAMIIATLLGPITGLALALVDGNNKLLRRALAAEAVGVAVVLSISILIGTIHQALPLTAEILSRTKPNVLDLVIALAGGAAGAYATVSPRLSVGLVGVAISTALVPPLATCGICLARGDTRLAVGGFVLFLTNLVAIQVASSAVMWLHGLHQITSKRENRQSYLVRNGVSGVFLLILFVVLSVNFVNTIAAQRYQAEIRDELNRSLDELPGVYLAELRIASHADITTITAVIRSPYSFDPATVKSMQDRLAKLSDQKIELHVRAVLIKETTSEGYLHEITPPATEEPEPTQPVTSPTTSIDNPVIGPISPP is encoded by the coding sequence TTGGCAAACGGGGCCGTGACAGAGAGCAAAGGGGAATCGGGTCTCGGCCCGCATACACTGCTTCGTCTGGACATCACTCGCAACGCCGCGACGACCGTTCCTTTCATTACGATGAACGCGCTTGCAGCGGTTGTCGCATCCTACGGACTTCTTGCGGGCAGTTCCGCAGTTGTTATCGGAGCGATGATTATCGCCACGCTGCTTGGGCCGATCACTGGGCTTGCGCTTGCGCTTGTGGATGGCAACAACAAACTTTTGCGCCGAGCCTTGGCTGCCGAGGCTGTGGGCGTTGCCGTTGTTCTGTCTATTTCTATCCTCATTGGGACGATTCATCAAGCCCTGCCTTTGACCGCCGAGATCCTTTCGCGCACCAAGCCGAATGTTCTTGATCTTGTCATCGCGCTTGCTGGCGGTGCGGCGGGGGCTTACGCAACCGTCTCGCCTCGGTTGAGCGTTGGGCTGGTGGGGGTGGCTATCTCAACCGCGCTCGTCCCGCCTCTCGCTACCTGCGGCATCTGTCTCGCTCGGGGGGATACTCGTTTAGCCGTGGGCGGCTTCGTGCTTTTTCTGACGAACCTTGTCGCGATTCAGGTTGCGTCTTCGGCGGTGATGTGGCTGCATGGGCTCCACCAGATCACATCCAAGCGTGAGAATCGCCAATCCTATCTGGTCAGGAATGGTGTGAGCGGTGTCTTCCTTTTGATTCTTTTTGTTGTGCTTTCTGTCAACTTCGTCAACACGATCGCGGCTCAGCGCTATCAAGCTGAGATTCGAGATGAGCTTAATCGGTCCCTTGATGAGCTTCCGGGTGTCTACCTTGCTGAACTACGGATCGCTTCTCATGCAGATATCACGACGATTACTGCCGTTATACGATCTCCGTACTCGTTTGATCCTGCAACCGTGAAGTCTATGCAAGACCGGCTTGCAAAACTCAGTGACCAAAAGATTGAGCTCCATGTTCGAGCCGTCCTCATCAAAGAAACGACCAGCGAGGGCTATCTGCACGAGATCACACCACCGGCTACCGAAGAACCAGAGCCAACGCAACCTGTAACAAGCCCGACTACCAGTATCGACAATCCGGTGATCGGACCGATTTCGCCTCCCTAG
- a CDS encoding tetratricopeptide repeat protein codes for MKTETLVQEIRELIRNQNMLAAQELLLQALNEYPDLPDLHILQGMLHCYTQKENEAVDCLENGADSALAPELAKLLSDYYHCRRLMVSKLGASDKGADKIEARIRKFAPAKPTGVGIKLSACLIVKNEENHLERCLKSIEGHVDEIVVVDTGSTDRTVEIAESFGAKIGHFEWCDDFSAARNESLKLATGDWALWIDADEEVDPKSWKTISEALTRPQFGGYFIEIVNFIRDNSEADRFTHCPVRLFRLVDGIKFTGRIHEQVTPALDELGLPNARLENARMNHYGYVPSMMEERNKAERTIRMLEQEVRESPNDAFHWFNLANAYHVGQKHENAVQAAKMSLRFMHPGNGFIGLVYQLYAGSLTALGRPEEALAVCQEAKQAGQFSIINAFEEAHALYRLERFEGALSAVNACMAMPWEAGSTGDYGIVTYKSHLLKGKILGGMGRYEEALDWIGQALSVDPGFAIAIYQKGWTLERLGRYEEAVQVLKSLECDAFWAVPAMSIIGQCLHELGRSDDAAKYFESAWRIDPANVSLWVSWVKICEASGDAQSMIRAYEAYSKHHDPNTDVLINWGRALAATGDNEKAMHCFTEAIKRDPANPNSYFNFGDFLYSVGQYADAAQIYENGLRIDSGNAQAWFVMGNCLAQLNLLAAAQSSYHQALSLQPGHSQAEHNLRIVSGASGLAETAA; via the coding sequence ATGAAAACGGAAACGCTCGTTCAAGAGATACGCGAACTCATCCGCAACCAAAATATGCTGGCGGCGCAGGAACTGCTGCTGCAAGCATTGAACGAGTACCCCGATCTGCCCGATCTTCATATCCTGCAAGGGATGCTCCATTGCTATACGCAAAAGGAGAACGAGGCTGTTGACTGTCTAGAGAATGGCGCAGACTCTGCCCTGGCCCCCGAACTCGCAAAGCTTCTTTCCGACTACTATCACTGCCGCCGACTGATGGTCTCCAAGCTTGGAGCAAGCGACAAAGGCGCAGACAAGATCGAAGCCCGCATACGAAAATTTGCCCCTGCAAAGCCCACAGGCGTGGGCATCAAGCTCAGCGCCTGCCTCATTGTCAAGAACGAAGAGAACCACCTGGAACGCTGCTTAAAGAGCATCGAAGGCCACGTCGATGAGATCGTCGTAGTGGACACTGGCTCAACCGATCGTACCGTTGAGATTGCCGAATCGTTCGGTGCAAAGATCGGACACTTCGAGTGGTGCGACGACTTCTCAGCTGCCAGAAACGAAAGTCTCAAACTGGCTACAGGAGACTGGGCGCTCTGGATCGACGCCGACGAAGAGGTAGACCCCAAGAGCTGGAAAACGATTTCAGAAGCGCTGACAAGGCCCCAATTCGGCGGCTACTTCATCGAGATCGTCAACTTTATCCGCGATAATTCTGAAGCCGACCGATTTACACACTGTCCCGTTCGCCTGTTCCGCCTCGTGGATGGAATCAAGTTTACAGGTCGAATTCACGAGCAAGTTACACCCGCGCTCGACGAACTCGGACTGCCCAACGCACGGCTCGAAAACGCACGGATGAACCACTACGGCTATGTCCCTTCCATGATGGAGGAGCGAAACAAAGCCGAGCGAACGATCCGGATGCTTGAGCAAGAAGTTCGCGAAAGCCCGAACGATGCGTTCCATTGGTTTAACCTCGCCAACGCCTATCACGTTGGACAGAAGCACGAAAACGCCGTCCAAGCCGCCAAGATGAGCCTGCGGTTCATGCACCCCGGCAACGGATTCATCGGCCTCGTGTATCAGCTTTACGCCGGGTCGCTCACCGCGCTCGGCCGCCCAGAAGAGGCCCTCGCCGTCTGTCAGGAGGCCAAACAGGCCGGACAGTTCAGCATCATCAACGCCTTCGAGGAGGCCCACGCCCTTTATCGGCTCGAAAGATTTGAGGGAGCCCTATCGGCTGTCAACGCATGTATGGCGATGCCCTGGGAAGCAGGCTCGACCGGCGATTACGGCATCGTAACTTACAAGAGCCACCTGCTAAAGGGCAAAATCCTTGGCGGCATGGGGCGATACGAAGAGGCGCTGGACTGGATAGGGCAGGCCCTGTCTGTCGATCCCGGCTTTGCCATCGCCATCTACCAGAAGGGATGGACGCTGGAGCGGCTGGGCCGCTACGAAGAGGCCGTTCAGGTTCTAAAGTCGCTCGAATGCGACGCTTTCTGGGCCGTCCCTGCAATGAGCATTATCGGGCAGTGCCTGCATGAGCTCGGTCGATCGGACGATGCGGCCAAATACTTTGAGTCGGCCTGGAGAATCGATCCCGCAAATGTCAGCCTGTGGGTCAGTTGGGTGAAGATTTGCGAGGCAAGCGGCGACGCTCAGAGCATGATTCGAGCCTACGAGGCCTATTCGAAGCACCACGATCCAAACACCGATGTCCTCATCAATTGGGGACGAGCTTTGGCCGCAACAGGGGACAACGAAAAGGCGATGCATTGCTTCACCGAAGCAATCAAGCGCGACCCCGCAAATCCAAACTCATACTTCAATTTCGGCGATTTCCTTTACTCAGTTGGCCAGTACGCCGATGCGGCACAGATTTATGAAAACGGCCTTCGGATCGACTCTGGAAACGCGCAAGCATGGTTTGTGATGGGCAACTGCTTGGCCCAGCTTAACCTTTTGGCCGCCGCTCAATCCTCTTACCATCAGGCTCTATCCTTGCAGCCTGGACATAGCCAAGCAGAGCACAATCTAAGGATTGTGAGCGGTGCTTCCGGTCTTGCCGAAACGGCAGCCTAA
- a CDS encoding M28 family metallopeptidase — MLLPVLALMLLDTPADIQSMTAQVEANRLKATVEKLASYPNRNTNSDTLTQAVEWLADEYRKIPGLQVEIMKYPVKQGRRIVADKEVVQVIATLPGKTDRRIIVGGHIDTINVSPGTDPLTERSPGANDDASGVALALELARIMSGQKWEQTLCFVAWSGEEQGLFGSGAMAKRAKDENWKIDAVFSNDTVGSSGNLSGQKNDKEIRVFSEETASGAEVRHNSRELARFIEWATRGKVKDFGVKLVFRKDRFGRGGDHTPFNQQGFNAVRFIEVHEEYAWQHTVEDLPKHMDFNYLANVVRLNLVGMATLAIAAEPPTNVRIDMRQGHDTTVNWRGAPDTKYVVYWRETTSPVWQGSFDAGSASTYTVKGINKDDHVFAVGAVGGIPVEAR, encoded by the coding sequence ATGTTGTTACCGGTACTTGCTCTCATGCTGTTAGACACACCCGCCGATATCCAGTCGATGACCGCCCAGGTTGAGGCAAATCGCCTCAAAGCCACGGTCGAAAAGCTGGCCTCTTATCCCAACCGCAACACCAACTCCGACACGCTCACACAAGCTGTCGAATGGCTAGCCGACGAGTATCGGAAGATCCCCGGACTGCAGGTCGAGATCATGAAGTATCCGGTGAAGCAAGGGCGCAGGATTGTCGCCGACAAGGAGGTTGTGCAGGTCATCGCCACCCTCCCCGGCAAAACCGACCGCCGGATCATCGTCGGTGGACATATCGACACCATCAACGTCTCCCCCGGAACCGACCCCCTCACCGAGCGTTCGCCTGGTGCAAACGACGACGCCAGCGGCGTCGCCCTGGCGCTTGAACTCGCAAGGATCATGAGCGGGCAAAAGTGGGAGCAGACGCTATGCTTTGTGGCTTGGAGTGGCGAAGAGCAGGGCCTCTTCGGTTCGGGAGCGATGGCCAAGCGAGCGAAGGACGAAAACTGGAAAATCGACGCCGTATTCAGCAACGACACGGTTGGCTCGTCAGGGAATCTCTCTGGGCAGAAGAACGACAAGGAGATTCGCGTTTTCAGCGAAGAGACCGCATCTGGTGCGGAGGTTCGCCATAACAGTCGCGAACTCGCCCGCTTTATCGAGTGGGCGACCCGAGGGAAAGTGAAAGACTTTGGCGTCAAACTCGTCTTTCGAAAAGACCGCTTTGGAAGGGGTGGCGATCACACGCCCTTCAACCAGCAGGGATTTAACGCGGTGCGCTTCATCGAGGTGCACGAAGAGTACGCTTGGCAGCACACCGTCGAAGATCTTCCGAAGCACATGGACTTTAACTATCTGGCGAACGTTGTCCGACTGAACCTCGTAGGCATGGCGACACTCGCAATCGCTGCAGAACCGCCAACAAATGTGCGAATCGACATGCGCCAAGGTCACGACACGACCGTCAACTGGAGGGGAGCGCCGGACACAAAGTACGTCGTTTACTGGCGAGAGACGACATCGCCGGTCTGGCAGGGTTCTTTCGATGCGGGCTCCGCGTCAACCTACACCGTGAAAGGGATCAACAAAGACGATCATGTGTTTGCGGTCGGAGCAGTTGGGGGCATCCCCGTCGAAGCTCGTTAA
- a CDS encoding MerR family transcriptional regulator has protein sequence MPAERKTNRTERAVSISVASEITGVEVHTLRYWESEFLPFLEPIRTDGGQRRYRPEDIQTVFLIKKLLRDDMFSIAGAKRHLARLARSQAA, from the coding sequence ATGCCGGCTGAACGAAAGACAAATCGTACCGAACGCGCTGTAAGTATCAGCGTGGCGAGTGAGATTACGGGAGTCGAAGTACACACTTTGCGCTATTGGGAGAGTGAATTCCTCCCTTTCCTGGAACCCATTCGCACTGACGGTGGCCAACGCCGGTACCGCCCTGAAGACATTCAGACGGTCTTTCTCATCAAGAAATTGTTGAGAGACGACATGTTCAGCATTGCGGGCGCAAAGCGGCACTTGGCAAGACTGGCCCGATCCCAGGCGGCCTAA